Within the Streptosporangium album genome, the region GGCGCGAGCTGCCGGCGCGCCGCCCGGTGGACGTGCGCATCCGCGACTGGCGGGAGGTCTACCAGGACTTCCCCCGGCCGGAACTGACCAAGCAGGCCGCGCGCTGCATGGACTGCGGCATCCCGTTCTGCCACAACGGCTGCCCGCTGGGCAACCTCATCCCCGAGTGGAACGACCTGGTCTACCGCGACGGCTGGCGCGAGGCCATCGAGCGGTTGCACGCCACCAACAACTTCCCGGAGTTCACCGGCCGCCTGTGCCCGGCGCCGTGCGAGGCGGCGTGCGTGCTCGGCATCAACTCCGACCCCGTCGCGATCAAGCGGGTCGAGGTCGAGATCATCGACCGTGCCTTCGACGAGGGCTGGGTCACCCCCCAGCTCCCGGCGTCGAAGACCGGCAAGCGGGTCGCGGTCGTCGGGTCGGGCCCCGCGGGCCTGGCCGCCGCCCAGCAGCTCACTCGGGCCGGGCACGACGTGGTGGTGTTCGAGCGCGCCGACCGGATCGGCGGCCTGCTCCGCTACGGCATCCCCGAGTTCAAGATGGAGAAGCGCCACATCGACCGCAGGCTCGAGCAGATGCGGGCCGAGGGCACCGAGTTCCGTACCGGCGTCAACGTCGGCGTCGACATCACCGCGGCACAGCTGCGCGAGGAGTTCGACGCCATCGTCCTGGCGGGCGGCGCGACCCAGTGGCGGGACCTGCCCGTCGCCGGGCGTGACCTGGGAGGCGTCTACCAGGCGATGGAGTACCTCCCGCCGTCCAACAAGGTCCAGGAGGGCGACTACCCGGTCTCGCCGATCAGCGCCGAGGGCAAGCACGTGGTCGTGATCGGCGGCGGCGACACCGGAGCCGACTGCATCGGCACCGCGATCCGCCAGGGCGCAGCGTCGGTCACCCAGCTGGAGATCATGCCTCAGCCTCCGGCGGACCGTCCGGGCAGCCAGCCGTGGCCCACGTTCCCCATCCTGTTCAAGATGGAGAGCGCCCACGAGGAACTGGCCGGCGGCGGCGGCGACCGGGTCTACGCGGTCTCCACCACCGAGTTCGTGGGTGACGCCGACGGCAACGTGCGGGCGCTGCGGCTGGTCGAG harbors:
- a CDS encoding glutamate synthase subunit beta translates to MADPKGFLTHGRELPARRPVDVRIRDWREVYQDFPRPELTKQAARCMDCGIPFCHNGCPLGNLIPEWNDLVYRDGWREAIERLHATNNFPEFTGRLCPAPCEAACVLGINSDPVAIKRVEVEIIDRAFDEGWVTPQLPASKTGKRVAVVGSGPAGLAAAQQLTRAGHDVVVFERADRIGGLLRYGIPEFKMEKRHIDRRLEQMRAEGTEFRTGVNVGVDITAAQLREEFDAIVLAGGATQWRDLPVAGRDLGGVYQAMEYLPPSNKVQEGDYPVSPISAEGKHVVVIGGGDTGADCIGTAIRQGAASVTQLEIMPQPPADRPGSQPWPTFPILFKMESAHEELAGGGGDRVYAVSTTEFVGDADGNVRALRLVEVEGPAAGFAPIPGTEREIPAELVTLSMGFVGPQKAGLLEDLASVAGDEFFDARGNVARDKGYMSSVDGVFVAGDMGRGQSLIVWAIAEGRSAASAADRYLTGQTALPVAIPPTARPLV